One region of Microbacterium sufflavum genomic DNA includes:
- a CDS encoding MFS transporter — MSGTDSAAQERAADAAVGAAAMKKAIWRLGPFLGLLYLVAYIDRNNAGFAKLEMTAALNITEAAFGFAAGIFFIGYLLFEVPSNLLLEKFGARKWIARIMISWGIVAALTAFVQDETQFAIARFILGIAEAGFFPGVLLYLTLWFPRQYRTQVLAVFVLSNPIANAVAAPLSGWMLELHGLWGLDGWQLVFLLQGVPAVLLAFVVFFWLPDRPQDARWLNPAEQRWITDTLAAETQATEQRHGRLRLGEVFRNGRLWTLIVLFFGVVFGAYGLGMWLPTIVKSMGDFSNATTGWLVALPNLCAALVMLPWERAARKQGNIPLQIGITLSITALSLIAAVAAQGTPILALAALCVGMSALFSTTPLFWSLPPMVLTGTAAAAGLAFINSVGNLAGFAGPYAIGWISQTTGSAVWGLLLISGLTLLGATIAFVLSRRADFTAAPAPAPQSAPAAR; from the coding sequence ATGTCCGGCACTGACTCGGCCGCCCAGGAGCGCGCCGCCGACGCCGCGGTGGGAGCCGCGGCCATGAAGAAGGCGATCTGGCGGCTAGGCCCGTTCCTCGGACTGCTCTACCTCGTCGCCTACATCGACCGGAACAACGCGGGCTTCGCCAAGCTCGAGATGACGGCCGCGCTGAACATCACCGAGGCGGCGTTCGGCTTCGCGGCCGGCATCTTCTTCATCGGGTACCTCCTCTTCGAGGTGCCCAGCAACCTGCTGCTGGAGAAGTTCGGCGCCCGCAAGTGGATCGCGCGCATCATGATCTCGTGGGGCATCGTCGCCGCCCTCACCGCCTTCGTGCAGGACGAGACGCAGTTCGCGATCGCGCGCTTCATCCTCGGCATCGCGGAGGCCGGGTTCTTCCCCGGCGTGCTGCTCTACCTCACGCTCTGGTTCCCGCGGCAGTACCGCACGCAGGTGCTCGCCGTGTTCGTGCTGTCGAACCCGATCGCCAACGCCGTCGCCGCACCGCTGTCGGGCTGGATGCTCGAGCTCCACGGACTGTGGGGTCTGGACGGCTGGCAGTTGGTGTTCCTCCTGCAGGGCGTGCCCGCCGTGCTGCTCGCGTTCGTCGTGTTCTTCTGGCTGCCCGATCGCCCGCAGGACGCCCGCTGGCTGAACCCGGCCGAGCAGCGGTGGATCACCGACACGCTCGCCGCCGAGACGCAGGCCACGGAGCAGCGCCACGGCCGCCTCCGCCTGGGCGAGGTCTTCCGCAACGGGCGTCTGTGGACGCTGATCGTGCTGTTCTTCGGCGTCGTGTTCGGGGCGTACGGTCTGGGCATGTGGCTGCCGACGATCGTGAAGAGCATGGGCGACTTCTCCAACGCCACGACCGGATGGCTGGTCGCGTTGCCCAACCTCTGCGCGGCGCTGGTGATGCTGCCGTGGGAGCGCGCCGCGCGGAAGCAGGGCAACATCCCGCTCCAGATCGGCATCACGCTGAGCATCACGGCCCTGTCGCTCATCGCAGCGGTCGCGGCGCAGGGCACTCCGATCCTCGCGCTCGCGGCGCTGTGCGTCGGGATGTCCGCCCTGTTCTCGACCACGCCGCTGTTCTGGAGCCTGCCGCCCATGGTGCTCACGGGCACGGCCGCAGCGGCGGGACTGGCGTTCATCAACTCGGTCGGCAATCTCGCCGGGTTCGCCGGTCCGTACGCGATCGGCTGGATCAGCCAGACCACGGGATCCGCCGTGTGGGGCCTGCTGCTCATCTCCGGGCTCACCCTGCTCGGGGCGACGATCGCGTTCGTGCTGAGCCGTCGCGCCGACTTCACCGCGGCGCCCGCACCGGCGCCGCAGTCGGCGCCCGCCGCGCGCTGA